ACAAAAAAAGAGGAAGTAATTCCTCTTTTTTTATAACTTTATATGTGGTTGAAATAAAAAAATTGATTAGTGCTTAAGTGATAGAAAAATGTCTTAAAAGAACGGTTTATTTATTATTGAAATGCTGGAACAAATAAAAGTGAAATTGTATAAAAATAGCTAGCAAAAGACTATAATTTTCTAGAAAAATATGCTAAACTAGAGAGAGTAGAAAATAGAAATCTATGTTCCACTAAATGTTAAGATTCATCTATAATCAGAGCACGAGTAGGGCAATTTTTAACGGCTTCTAAAATGTCGTCCTTGCAAGTAATTTCTCGCTCTAATTGCTCAGATTCATCGTAAAAACGGACAATACCATTATCATGGTAGTCAAATAAATCTGAATAAGTTTGGCAGAGCCCACAAGCGATGCAGCGTTCAGGTATAAGTCTAATCTTCATA
The window above is part of the Streptococcus sp. Marseille-Q6470 genome. Proteins encoded here:
- a CDS encoding ferredoxin, which translates into the protein MKIRLIPERCIACGLCQTYSDLFDYHDNGIVRFYDESEQLEREITCKDDILEAVKNCPTRALIIDES